In Solanum lycopersicum chromosome 3, SLM_r2.1, the genomic stretch tttttttaaaacccaaAAAAGCGACGGACAACTTCAATTAGTCTGTCACTTTTctgaatttgtaaaaaataaaattttcagaaaaacgacaaaaaaagttcttttgtcCGTTGCTTTTTTgggattttcaaaaattaaatttcacaaAAGGCAACAGACTGCGTTacattatgaaaattaaaaaataaagaaaattaaaaataagcaaGGCAGTCCGTCCTTCTCCTTAATGTCGTAGTCTGTCGCTCCTTAGCAACACTGTCCATCGTTTTTAGAAAAGCGTCGAGCTAAAAAGCGACGGACGTGATTACGTCTCAGTCGCCgtttcttttggaaaaaaagCGATGGACGGCGACACTTTTGTCCGtttctttttggaattttttaatAGTGATAAAGACCggaaatttcaaattcaaaacgATAGGTCACTAAATTTCACTTAGACTCCTTAGTTGAGCTTTGTTAATTTTAGACAAGGTAGGGtcttgttgttttattttgacACTTTTAACTATCACCCACATATACAATTGTGTGCAATACACTCGTTGATTACGTATCAAAGTGACGAATCAAATAAAGACATGtggtatatataaaaaaaaatatatatctcaaGTAATGACTTTTGAGTAGAAAAAAATGGACACAGATTTGATGAAATGTGGCATTCTAAActtaaacaattatttttttctaaagaaaaactCATGTCGCCATATTGCCCCACCCATTCGTCATCTTCACCCCACCCAACCTCGTTTTCTGTCCACCCTCACCCACCCCAACCCCAACTGCTCTCCATCCCCACCAACCACCAGATATTCCTCCACCCCTATCCACCCCAACCCCAACTGCTCTCCATCCCCACCAACCACCAGATATTCCTCCACCCCTATCCACCCCAACCCCAAACCCAAACCAAACCGCTCCTCCACCCCACCAGCCACAAGATCATCCTCTCCTCACCCACCCACTCCAAACCTCGACCCCTTTTTCACccatataaaattttcatgaaacacttttaaaaaaatttagttactttgaaaaacttattttacAAAAGTATGATTGTTTCTTCTTAGTTCTAAAAATTAGTTATTAAATAACAATgaacgttttttttttttgcaattctCGTTTGTGAAAATGATTCAATACACGCGCAGTAACTGTGTATCACACTCACTATCTCAATTCTCATGTAAGATAGAAGTATCAAAAGGGTATAGCGTGAACCGACATAAGGTGTCTAAAATAAACAAAGCTCAATTAAAGTGTACAAGTAAAAATTGgtaacaactttaaggggccagtaatgaaaataaaaccaaattataaaaataaaaacacattaaacAAGGGATAACCCAACCTTAGATTTTGAGGACATGATTTTAGATGGAAGGATATGCAGGACACGTACTTAGATAGAGGTTAGAAGGTATAGTGTTGGTCTTGCTTTGGGTGGttgttgtttgttattgtacTACTGATATATTGTTGTTTAGTGTGTTTCAATAATCACACtattatattgttgttttgCATCTCTTCGGTACACTTGCACTACTTACATTTTAATTGCTATATAGTTTCTTCACTAATTCCTTCTTTGTACATGAATTTGTTGTCGAGTGTCTTATGGATATAACCTTTCTATCTGCACAAATTAGTGGACTAGTGTATGATCTGCGTATATGTATTTCACATAAgtacttttcataaaattattttttcaacaacACACCTTTATCTATTTTTCTCTAAAAATCTTGGTCAAATACCTCACTCCTTAATTGTAAAATAAGGACTTTTGAAAGGGGAAATAAATATCGTTCCAATTTGTTTGGCCAACTTTCATATTTAATCCATTCAAAAAAGAATGccttcttcctcttttttttcaacaactcattaatcttaattttttactgacattttaaattcataaaattaaatggcattttgatacatttgacatattgttaatttttaactaataaattcaaaagattttttttcttacttttataaacttcgtgtcaagtaaaaataaagctaaaagaaatgaaatgaaaaccTCCCAAACCCTTATCAACATTGAAGTTAGATAGTTTGTTTCCATAAGACCCATGAttcaagtaaaatatttaaatgcatGTATACAAGGAGAATATATTAGTGAAGATAACAGAGAAAAAGAATAGCAACAACTATAAATATAGTTCGGATGGTAAATTAATTAGGTGTCGTACGGAAGCTAGCAAATCAAACCTTGAAATATCATGCAAATTATATGTTATTAAAACGTGGGTGGATGgcaccattttttttaatttaaaaaaaatgtatacttGCAGAAAgcttgggaattaagtttagtAAGAATGTGCACAGGTCTAGAAATGTGACGGACAAAAGGGATCTTGTCCATGGGCAGAAGCTAAAGCGTTAAAGGAAAACGTGAGTGGATGGCttgaattaaaaaagaatgtatatgtataactggaatttgtaattaaatatataaacactAATTACATGCAAGTCTTCTATAATAGATGTAGCATGTGCAGGAAATATGTAATTAAGACACCaagtattaattaaatcaaatcctaaatattttaaaagccATGCATTACAAATAGGCAATATTCAACTAGTATAAATAGCCATCGTTACTAGCACATGAATTCAATCATCAATTAAACTGCGTGATTAATTAGGCCTAACCTTATCTTGTTGACATGGCTTCCAAAAATCAGGCCTCTATTACCCTTTTCTTATCACTTAATCTCCTCTTCTTTGCTCTTGTAAGTGCAGACTGTTCAActgatattttgaaatttggggCATGTACTAATATACTTAATGATTTGGTGGGTGTAATTATCGGGACTACTCCAACTTCGTCATGCTGCAGTTTGATTGGGGGACTGGTGGACCTAGAGGCCGCGGTTTGCTTGTGCACAGCCATAAAAGCAGATATTCTGGGTATTCATTTGGATATACCAATCTCTCTAAACATCCTTCTCAACGTCTGTGGAAAGAATTATCCTACTGGTTACACTTGttgattgaaaaattattatctGCTCCATGGACCTCTTGTTCAGAATAAGTAAGCTTTGCATATATATAAATGCAGCTTCATCACTTCACTTTACTTACTTACTAGTTCTGTCATGTTCATGTATCTTTACCTTTTTGGACATGTCAATTCAATAAATAGAATGTTGTTTTTATTCACTTTATTCTAACCACAAATTCATTTTATACTTTTTCCGTCTAAATTTACATAGAATGTTTTCATTTTTGTAGATTCATTTAATCGcaaacaaaaattgatttaaagaTATATGACACTTGGGcgtaactcaaccccaaaagctagtTCATAACGAGAGACCATCTTTGATAGACGACTATGTACTTGATTATCACTCTAACTCCATTAACACTATTCACTGGAGAAACTTAAGCTatgaagagaaaagagagattgATACAATGCGTGATGATCTTGATTGTCATTATCGTTATGCATAATTTATATTCTACCGGATAAAATGAAAGTCTATCTCGATGTGTTTAGTACGGTCATGAAACACCAAATTGGTGCAACTTGTAGTGCACCATTCAATTCCTTCACTAAATCAGTCAACCGTACTACCTATGAAACTGCTTTGGCCATGCTGATGTATGTACACAACTTCTGCTAAGCTTCTTGATACTACACTTtgcttctttgatttccaagaaatCAATAAGCTTCCATGTTTAACTAAGAACTCTAAAACTGACTTTCTAGTATTAGGACAAGAGGACCGTCACAAGAAAGTGTTAATGAATTGGAGACTTGACAACTCAACAAAATCCTCAGaatttgttttctcttgatATATTTCATGACCCTTACTAGGTAGTTCTAAGAACTGACAAGTGTTTGTACAACATAGGTTATATAAGACCTTGTTAATGTCAAATACAACATTTTCCTGATATTTAGTCTTATCTTCTAGCATATCATCATAATTTTTCTGCATTAATTCTTCAAGATCCTATGTAGTTACATTTGTATTAACTTGttgattgaaaaattattatctGCTTGTGAACGATCGATAGACCTCTTGTTCGGGATGAGTAAGCTTTGCATATATATAAATGCCACTTCATCACGTTACTTTACTTACTTACTAGTTCTATCACGTTCATGTATCTTTACCTTTTTGGACATGTCAATTCAATAAATAGAATGTTGTTTTTATTCACTTTATTTGTAACCACAAATTCATTTTATACTTTTTCCGTCtaaatttacatagaacgtTTTCATTTTTGTAGATTCATTTAATCGtaaacaaaaattgatttaaagaTATATGACACTTGGACCTAACTCAACCCAAAAGCTAGTTAATAACGAGAGATTATCCTTGAAAGACGACTATGTACTTGATTTTCACTCAAACTCCATTAACAATACTCATTGGAGAAACTTAAGCTatgaagagaaaagagagattgATACAATGCGTgatgattttgattttcattatCGTTATGCATAAATTATAGTAAACAGAATAATTAAGATTCCAGCACTAAAAGATAACAATTTCgtgattgaaaaattatttttttaatataataggtgggtattaatgatgatttaatttctacttaaaaatataattattattttaattatttttgtaactaAATATAAACAATTCATGTTAAATAAAAATGCAGCGATatgattacttttattttttaccgaAAGAGAACTTTATGACCTAATATAATTCTTATAACAAATTTAATGCTATGTACTATTTAAATTTCTGCTTAAAACTGTTTGTTGCTAATTACATGTCAATTCCAATTCCTAAAAGTACACAATGTAAATAAAAAgatcatttaaaaaattgtttgctaattacatttataataatttggTGAAAACATTTTGATTACATGTTATACCAgtgatataatattatttattaaaaaaaaattttaaatctacTAAAATGTTCAAGATAGTAAATAAAAATGGTTCGATAAAAAATAGTAACACAATTTCTTACATGTTTCCAATTGActtctaaaaaattaattttttaagtcaCTATCCTATTAAAGTAATACAacttaatgataaaaatgaagttattttaatgaattttatttttagtatcacacttaattagaaaaagaaaatattactcAACAATAATACGAGGCggatagaaaatgaaaaataattattatgcgGGGCAGATGAAAGTTCTGCGGGTTAAGCTCAACACGCCCAGCCCTATTATCATCCCTCTCTTTGTGGTTACATTGTTCTGGATTCACATGTTGTTGATGCGCAATGTTCTCATTCGAGTTTTTCCTCCTCTGAATGCCCTCATATTCAATTTTCCCATGAGAGGAGAATCCTCATATTCCTAATAAATCCACACACTTTCAGGAATTTAAATTTCTGATCTCAATAGAGAGGTGTATTCTCTCATCATCGCATTAGATGTTACTTTAAGTATGGGTCACATATCTATTTTTGAGTATCTTTTTAAAACTACAGCATTACTATATATGATCTTGGAAGAAGAGCATGAGTTCACtattatattgttgttttgaGTATTTTCGGTATACTTTGCGCTACTTACATTTTACGTGCTATATATAATTTCTTCACTAACTTCTTATTTGTAAATGAATTTGTTGCAGAGTGACTCAAGGAAATAACCTTTCTACCTCCACAAATTAATAGACTAGTGTATGATCTGCGTATATGTATTTCACATAAGtgcttttcataaaattattttttcaataaaacacATTTTGCTGAAAATCTTGGTCAAACACCTCACtccttaattttaaaataaggacTTTTGAAAgggaaaatattatattatttcaatttgtttgaccTACTTTTCGATTTAattcgtttaaaaaaaatgacttctttcttcttgttttttttcaGCAACTcattaatcttaattttttactgacattttgatacatttgacatattgttaatttttaactatttaattcaaacgattttttttcttacttttataaacttcgtgtcaagtaaaaataaagcTAAAAGAAATGAAACGTAAACCTCCCCAAAACCTTGACAAACTTGAAGTTAGATTGTTTCCATATATAAAACCCTTGACAAGTAAAACATTTAAATGCATGTATACAAGGAGAAATATATTAGTGAAGATAACAGAAAAAAAGAATAGCAGCAACTATAAATTTAGTTCCGATGTTAAATTAGTTAGGTATCATGCGAAAGCTAGCCAATCAAACCTCGAAAAACCATGCAAATTCTATGTTGACATTAAAACGTGGTAAAAAAATGTATACTTGCAGAAAGCTTGGGAATTAAGTTCAGTAAGAATGTGCACAGGTCTAGGAATATGACGGACAAAAGGGATCTTGTCCAGGGGCAGAAGCTAAAGCGTTAAATGAAAACATGAGTGGATGGCttgaattaaaaaagaatgtatatgtataactggaatttgtaattaaatatataaacactAATTACATGCAAGTCTTCTATAATAGATGTAGCATGTGCAGGAAATATGTAATTAAGACACTaagtattaattaaatcaaatcctaaatattttaaaagccATGCACTACCAATAGGCAATATTAAACTAGTATAAATAGCCATCGTTACTAGCACATGAATTCAATCATCAATTAAACTGCGTAATTAATTAGGCCTAACCTTAGCTTATTGACATGGCTTCCAAAAATCAGGCCTCTATTACCCTTTTCTTATCACTTAATCTCCTCTTCTTTGCTCTTGTAAGTGCAAAGTATTCAACTGATAAAAGTGCAAAGTGTTCaactaatattttgaaatttggggCATGTACTAATCTAGTTAATGATTTGTTGGGTGTAATTATCGGGACTACTCCAACTTCGTCATGCTGCAGTTTGATTGGGGGACTGGTGGACCTAGAGGCCGCGGTTTGCTTGTGCACAGCCATAAAAGCAGATATTGTGGGAATTCATTTGGATATACCAATCTATGTAAACATCCTTCTCAACGTCTGTGGAAAAAAATATCCTACTGGTTACACTTGttgattgaaaaattattatctGCTCCATGGACCTCTTGTTCAGAATAAGTAAGCTTTGCATATATATAAATGCAGCTTCATCACTTCACTTTACTTACCTACTAGTTCTGTCATGTTCATGTATCTTTACCTTTATGGACATGTAAATTCAATAAATGGAATATTGTTTTTATTCACTTTGTTCGTAAGCACAAATTCATTTTATACTTTTTCCGGCTATATTTACATAGAACGTTTTCATTTCTCTAGATACATTTAATCGcaaacaaaaattgatttataGATATATGACACTTgggcctaactcaaccccaaaagcttGTTCATAACGAGAGATTATCCTTGATAGACGACTCTGTACTTGATTATCACTCAAACTCCATTAACACTACGCACTTGAGAAACTTAAGCttagaagagaaaagagagattgATACAATGCGTGATGATCTTGATTGTCATTATCGTTATGCATAATTTATATTCTACCGGATAAAATGAAAGTCTATCTCGATGTGTTTAGTACGGTCATGAAACACCAAATTGGTGCAACTTGTAGTGCACCATTCAATTCCTTCACTAAATCAGTCAACCGTACTACCTATGAAACTGCTTTGGCCATACTGATGTATGTACACAACTTCTGCTAAGCTTCTTGATACTACACTTtgcttctttgatttccaagaaatCAATAAGCTTCCATGTTTAACTAAGAACTCTAAAACTGACTTTCTAGTATTAGGACAAGAGGACCGTCACAAGAAAGTGTTAATGAATTGGAGACTTGACAACTCAACAAAATCCTCAGaatttgttttctcttgatATATTTCATGACCCTTACTAGGTAGTTCTAAGAACTGACAAGTGTTTGTACAACATTGGTTATATAAGACCTTGTTAATGTCAAATACAACATTTTCCTGATATTTAGTCTTATCTTCTAGCATATCATCATAATTTTTCTGCATTAATTCTTCAAGATCCTATGTAGTTACATTTGTATTAACTTGttgattgaaaaattattatctGCTTGTGAACGATCGATGGACCTCTTGTTCAGGATGAGTAAGCTTTGCATATATATAAATGTCACTTCATCACGTTACTTTACTTACTTACTAGTTCTATCACGTTCATGTATCTTTACCTTTTTGGACATGTCAATTCAATAAATAGAATGTTGTTTTTATTCACTTTATTCGTAACCACAAATTCATTTTATACTTTTTCCGTCtaaatttacatagaacgtTTTCATTTTTGTAGATTCATTTAATCGcaaacaaaaattgatttaaagaTATATGACACTTGGACCTAACTCAACCCAAAAGTTAGTTCATAACGAGAGATTATCCTTGAAAGACGACTATGTACTTGATTTTCACTCAAACT encodes the following:
- the LOC112941088 gene encoding 14 kDa proline-rich protein DC2.15-like; translation: MASKNQASITLFLSLNLLFFALVSADCSTDILKFGACTNILNDLVGVIIGTTPTSSCCSLIGGLVDLEAAVCLCTAIKADILGIHLDIPISLNILLNVCGKNYPTGYTC
- the LOC112941149 gene encoding 14 kDa proline-rich protein DC2.15-like, with translation MASKNQASITLFLSLNLLFFALVSAKYSTDKSAKCSTNILKFGACTNLVNDLLGVIIGTTPTSSCCSLIGGLVDLEAAVCLCTAIKADIVGIHLDIPIYVNILLNVCGKKYPTGYTC